From a single Aneurinibacillus sp. REN35 genomic region:
- a CDS encoding 3-hydroxybutyryl-CoA dehydrogenase, whose product MEVKKFMVIGAGQMGSGIAQVAAQAGLDVILHDVKEEFVQRGLGVITKNLTRDVEKGRKTEEEKQAIISRITPSTDINNAKDIDFVVEAAVENMAIKSEIFKQLDEIAPAHAILASNTSSLPITEIAAVTNRPEKVIGMHFMNPVPVMKLIEVIRGLATSDETYRIVAELSEKMNKVGVEVNDFPAFISNRVLMPMINEAIYCVYEGVATPEAIDEIMKLGMNHPMGPLTLADFIGLDTCLSIMEVLHEGFGDSKYRPCPLLRKYVKAGWLGRKSGRGFYVYE is encoded by the coding sequence ATGGAAGTAAAAAAATTCATGGTCATTGGCGCAGGCCAGATGGGAAGCGGCATCGCTCAGGTAGCAGCGCAAGCGGGTCTTGACGTTATACTGCACGATGTAAAAGAAGAGTTCGTACAGCGCGGTCTTGGCGTGATCACGAAAAATCTGACCCGTGATGTGGAAAAGGGACGCAAAACAGAAGAAGAGAAACAAGCGATCATAAGCCGCATCACTCCATCTACAGACATTAATAATGCCAAAGATATTGACTTTGTAGTGGAAGCGGCTGTAGAAAACATGGCGATTAAATCAGAGATCTTTAAGCAATTAGATGAAATCGCACCAGCGCATGCGATTCTTGCAAGCAATACGTCCTCACTTCCGATCACGGAGATTGCGGCGGTAACCAATCGTCCGGAGAAAGTCATCGGTATGCACTTCATGAATCCGGTTCCGGTAATGAAGTTGATTGAGGTTATTCGCGGATTGGCTACATCGGATGAGACATACCGCATTGTCGCTGAGCTATCCGAGAAGATGAACAAAGTAGGCGTAGAAGTTAACGACTTCCCAGCCTTTATCTCCAATCGCGTACTGATGCCGATGATTAATGAGGCCATCTACTGCGTATACGAAGGCGTAGCGACACCGGAAGCGATTGATGAAATCATGAAGCTTGGTATGAATCATCCGATGGGGCCGCTAACACTGGCTGACTTTATCGGTCTTGATACGTGCCTATCCATTATGGAAGTGCTGCATGAAGGCTTCGGTGATTCGAAGTATCGTCCATGCCCGCTGCTGCGCAAGTATGTAAAAGCAGGATGGCTAGGACGCAAATCAGGTCGCGGATTCTACGTATATGAGTAG